A segment of the Corylus avellana chromosome ca2, CavTom2PMs-1.0 genome:
GGgtctagggttagggttagggttttgtggGTTGGGAGTGTGATGAACACCATGATTCTCGATCAAACTCTGCGTTTGGATTTGGGGCAGCGGCTggagtgaaattaaatttaccaaaaaaaaaaagaaaaaaaaaagcctaaaaatgattGTGTAACATGTCTCTTTATTTAAAGAAGTGATTCCTAAGAGAGTTGTTATGAGAGTAGAATTATAAAACAGAGAGacggatttggcttacatgctgttattaaaatgaCAGCATATATGCTGTAGTTAAATTAAtagtcaagattgaatttttcaaaatctctttttcattttctctctcttattaaatgcttataaaagtaagtcaactttaaaattaaatcttgaccgttgattcaattacagcatacatgctgttattttaataacaacatgtaagccggatccgaGAGAGACTACTTGCAAGTATGTATTTTATAAAGCTCTTGAAGTATTTGAACTTTGAAGTTATCAAGTCTTTACCTTATCCTAGAGTAGAGTAGTTTAATAAATATCTTAGAGTAATAGTAGTTTAATTACTTAAGGAGACTTAGcagtttatattattttgtgtcttgagaatgttttaaataaaagactttaaagagcattgaatgaaaattGTTTCACATTTAAAAGTGtgaagattttgttggcatttataagaAACAACAAAGCTATTAAATAAGCTATGCTAGGGTACACCCTAGTGCATGTTATAGTACGGTGCGAAATACCGAACACACACGCACATGCGCGTGGTGTGAGCCGTAGGGCGCTAGTGGCACCTTGATGACGCACTTAGCATCGGATCTCGAAACAATCTaatcatgaccattcatttttggagGGTCAAGATTGTTCGATCTAgtgatttgtatttttatcttttcattatATCCTTATTTAAGGACGTTCAATCAATAAAGAACAAGTCATAAAATTAATCAGAATATAAGGTTTAAGTTCTCATAACCTAAATtctattcaatttaaataatttaaatattacgTGTTCACGTAACACTGTCCATGAatcatatattttctaattttttgtttaggttttttgCACATAAAAGATGTCAATGAGacatatttttccatttttatgaGTAAAATTTCTGAACTCAAAAGAAATTCTACTTTCACGATAGAAGCAATTAGTTGGTCAATGGTCATTTTCTGATGCTAGATAGATAAATCAGTATAAAAAcccaccgccaccgccaccgccaccgccaccgcccAGGCTAAACGCCACAGCCACCGCCGTTTTTGTTTCAAGCTTTGCTGTTGAAcagaaaacccacaaaaaaacacTGTCAAATTATCACCAATTATTTTCCCTATTTTATCTTTTCCAATTAATAAAACTCTTTTGAGCTCTATTTTATCGGTATTTCAATGGAAATCCAGAGCTTGCTTTCTGGGTTTTGCTCAAACCCAACGATCCCACCAGTCCTAAACACCAAAAAGCCATTCTTTGTGGCGTCACCGCCtatttcttcaacttctttctCTCAACCCCGCAAATGGGTCTCGTATAGAACCTGTCATTCTGTTCCGCAAAGGGTGTGGTCTAAGCAGATATTGAAATGTAAAAACGGTGTAGAAAATGTAGAGAATGATGCTATTTCTCAAgggaaatatttgaaaaatgggGTTAGAAGGAAAAAGCTAGCGGTTTTCGTCTCCGGTGGTGGGTCGAACTTCAGGTTCATTCATGAAGCTTCTCTTCGTGGATCAGTTCATGGAGACATCGTTGTTTTGGTCACAAATAAACGCGGTTTTCTCTCTTATCTTTATATGGttctgattttattattttgatcgTCTTTTTGGGCTTGAAAGTCGTTATTTTTAATTGCTTACGAACTGTAAAATAGTGGAAATTTTCTGTAATTCAAtaaagttaataattttttgaactGCTGTCTAAGGAAGAGCATAATGGAATCCCAAAGCAGCATTCATGTGTGTTATTTTCCTTTGTATGGCAGGCTGTGGAGGGCAGAGTATGCAAGAGATGAGGGCATCCCAGTTGTTTTGTTCCCTAAAACAAAGGAGGAACCTGACGGACTCTCCCCAAGCGACCTTGTATCTGTTCTTAGGTAAGGCCCTTCTcccaaaaatgaaatatttatgTCGggctgtcttttttttttttttttcatttattcctGGTAGATTCACTAGTAAGAAGGTTCTTGATTTTTGCTCAGCAAGAAGTTTGTATGAAGAAACCCAAATTAGATTAATTATTGCTATACAATCTCTTACATTCTCTGCCACAGGCAGTGGATAAACTATTCAATAAAGGAGAATACAATTTAGTCTAATTTTTGTTATGTGAAGGAAGTCTGTTAGATCAACCATTAACAAAGATGTTCCTTGTAGCCAATCCTTGAGATGCATGCCATGGATTTTGAATTCTTAATGTAACTTGTCAACTGTGCATCCTTTTTTGTGCTGCCACTATATAGCTTGATCTTACCCATCTAAATTGTGTTTTCTTGGGGTGGCTGATCTCATTTAGGCTTAATCCTAGAGGACTTGTAGCTTCTGCCTGTTACTTAGAAGAATTGTTCCTTTATGTAACCCCTGTCAAGTACTTGATGAGATCCACTCATATCGTAAGCAGTTTCCAGGAAATTATTTGGTTGCCCCAAAATTCTGTACGTTGAAATTcataaaaatcaaaaaccccAAAGCCCACAAGTTGAGAAGGCAGCTGATCAAGGTCAGAATTGGTGAATTAATTTGGACTTTGCTACAGTGAAACTGAAGTTTGGACTTTCTCTGTCTCTTTGGGTACAACTTTTCATGGACCAAATACaggaaaatatggaaaaaaaaaattctggaaaatattttaagctGGAATATATAGAGCCTTAAGTCCGGTTTTTGTGCTAGTGGTTTAAATATGCAAaggtcaaaagaaaaatgtatcaAAATCACATCAGGAAAGAACAGTCTATATAAGATGGCTGTGATATCCTTCTTCTTTAATACTTGTAGTTAAAAGATGCCTGATTCTTGGAAGtgatttctttaatttcataAGCCAAGGAAATATGtgaaacaaaaggaaagattgttgTGTTGAAATggtacaaaaatatattaacatttGTCGTGTTATCATATTCAGGAGATTTGAGGTTGACTTTATACTCCTAGCGGGATACCTAAAACTTATACCGGTGGAGCTAATCCGAGCTTATCCCAGATCCATAGTAAACATCCATCCATCACTCATTCCAGCTTTTGGAGGCAAAGGGTATTATGGTATGAAGGTGCATAAGGCAGTCATTGCTTCTGGAGCAAGGTAGGTTGCAGCATTTGATGTCATATATCTAAACAAATATTGTCTCCTGACCAAGCATAAGGGATTTGCCCATTTTTATCCAACTTTTTTATTTCCATTAATTATAGTGTATATGAAGAGAAGTCCAAATATTATGGTTTTGTTCATTTGTGCTTGGTTAGATACTCAGGTCCAACAGTTCATTTTGTTGATGAGCACTACGACACTGGGCGTATCCTTGCTCAACGTGTTGTCCCTGTGCTTGCTAATGACACTGCAGAGGAGCTGGCAACACGAGTTCTTCGAGAGGTAATGTGATTTTAACTCTAGGCGTATCATAATTTTTCCtcatctatctctctctctctcttgaggGCGTCTTAGGTTTTTCCTATGCAATAAAGTTGAGAAAACCTGAATCATTAGTCATTTGTCAACAGTTTTAACTTTGGGACAATAGTAACACCAAGTTCTGGCTGGTTCCTATTAAATGATTTTGTGACATCTTTATTGGGTCGGATTCCTTTTTGTGACatctttattgtttatttttttcaatttaggaGCATGGGCTATATGTGGAGGTGGCAAAAGCATTGTGTGAAGAGCGGATAATTTGGAGGGAAGATAGTGTTCCTGATCTCATCCGGAGCAAAGAAAACCCAAGTGAGTTCAAGTAGCAGAACCAAACATCAGCAATTTCTACTTTTTGTTAGGGTTTAGGTTTTTCTCTATCACTTTTGCCAAGTCTCAATGTATATGCTAACATACTTGAATACATTTCTATACCCggaattgagaagaaaaaaaactcctTCCCAGCCGATTAAGGGGGAAAAagggaaaggaagaaaaagaagaaggaagagggTAACCATTTTAAGTAACATGGTTTCTGTTCCATTATGTATGACTGAATTGCCTTGCACTTGAGTTTTGTTATGTTGTTAGACCATTGTTGTATGTGCAACAGGCGGAGTTTTATGACCGGCATCTGAGTTCaaactttgatttttcttttttgggtcaTCTCCTCTTTGAAGAGGATggttgtataaatatcatgagtAATGTTCATCTTCGCACCAATTTATTACACTCATATCGCGTTGGCTGACAGGTCATGTTTTAAATGGCTTACAATGTGCTATGCTAACCGGTATGATATGAGTGCTATAAATGAGTGTGAATAGTAACATTTACTCAAATATCATAGTGTTTGCAAACTCGTGTCTGAGTACTTTTTAAGTAAATTTCTACCCAAATGTTGTTGGCCTATTGGGAATAGTCGAGACTGCATTTTAGTGATAAAGGAGAGAAAACAATACACGTGAAGATGTTAATTTGTCATTATGTCATCATAAAATAAGGTTACAATTTATGTACTTCTCCAGTTAATTTTTCATCTTATGAATGATGGTGACCACaccaactaaaaaaataaagtttattttttttgcaatttgttttgtgaCCATAAAGTTTGTTTCCTAAAAAGAATATGAAGTGCatccttaaaattttatacagTTAATCATTATGCTAACTTTAACGTTTTCTAAGTTAATTCTCTGGTTTTTACATTTAACTTGAAGGAGAATTAGGGTTGAGCAAAGTCACCGACATTACCGACCGCAATAAGTTGGTGAAATTTTCGACTTTATTGACATTTTGgcgaaacaaaaatttttctaTTGACACCAACATTACTGATTGACGCTCAGCCCTAAGGAGAACCattgattttgttattttacaGTTTAAGGCTTAGATTCAAATATTGggatgtataaaaaaaaaaacaatacaatgATCAAGATCATATCCTTCAGAATTTTTTAAGTAGTCTATTTATCGTTTTTAAAATAACAGttgaaatttaataaaaattacatgatAAAATATAACAGGAGGAAATGTAACATCAGAAAAAGGACGAATTAAGAGCCAAAGGGAAGTTTTGTGACTATATTTGGTAGATGAATGAATTTCCCAATCACTCTACTTTTCGaaataaatcaaagcaagaACAGCAAAAGGGCAAAAGAGTATCACACTCGGTCGTGACCCTTGTAGGTGCCTTCATTCCGTAGGGTGACGAAAAGCCGACTCCCAAAACAAGTGAAACTCAGCCTCAAAAGTTTTTCTACAAAAAACAATACGATCTCTGTCCACTTTGGTATTATGAATCATCTCACGCATGAGAACAATCGCAGAAAAATAATCTTTAATGGCTGCCTCAGTTAACAGTTTGTAAGGGGTTGCAAGCACTCGTATAACTTCAACCAATTGCACAAACAACGGCGGTTTGTCGACACAGACGTACTTGACATCTTCAGGAAACCTAGTGTCCACAGAAAAGGGGACGCCAATTGACAAAGCATCAATTAGCCTTGTGCGAGCTGCAGACACGGTGAAACTGTCATCAAAATTTACGATACATAAAT
Coding sequences within it:
- the LOC132172417 gene encoding uncharacterized protein LOC132172417, encoding MACSRYAPARTRLIDALSIGVPFSVDTRFPEDVKYVCVDKPPLFVQLVEVIRVLATPYKLLTEAAIKDYFSAIVLMREMIHNTKVDRDRIVFCRKTFEAEFHLFWESAFRHPTE